The Paenibacillus sp. G2S3 region CATTCATCATAAGTTTCATGGTTTTGTTCATAGCACGTTTAATCGCACACTCAATATTCAATGTTTGGATAGTGGAGACTTGTATTCTATTGCGTGTAAGGGAATCGATAATGCTCCTAATACACTTATTATTGACTTAGAACACTTTGAAGAAGCAGATATCAGGGTGAATGATGTTGTAAGTTCGGATCATGCCATTTTATCGATTTCTAACAAGATGTTTATTCCAATGGATGGTATTAAGAAATGGAATTGTGAACTGCCTAAATATCCTTCAGAAGCTGATGTCTTAATAATGAATGTGTCCACCATGAAGCAATATATCAAACTTCACGGAAATAGCAGCAGAATTGAAAGGGCTTTCAAAGGTGGGAATCCTTTTGACGATGAAATGTCTAGAATGCTTCATGAACGGACGCAGTTACTTGTATTGGAATTGCAAAACAAGCGAATGTCTACTGCAATCAAACATGCAACTTCACTCATAGGCCTTGGACCAGGCTTAACGCCAGCCGGCGATGATTTCTTGGTGGGATTGTTTACCGTCTTTAACATCGAGAATCATCGATACTTTTCACACCAATCGTTTTGTGAAGAAGTCGTCTTACATGCAAAGACTTTAACCAATGATATCAGCTATATGGCATTAGCTAAAGCAGCCGTTGGCCAGGTTAGAGAGTCTATAAGTGCCTTAATGGAAGCTTTATTTAGAGGTAGTGAAGAGGAATTACTATTGGCTTTAGGCAGGGTATTAGCTATAGGATCTACTTCGGGTACAGATATAGCCCTTGGAATTGTTGCGGGGCTGGAAATGAACATGTAAATGGGAGGTACAAGTATGACTGTTCAAGTTTTAGTAAAACCAAACACTTATATCGATTCCGTATCTTTGATGTCACTCTCAACAAAAGCGAATCAGATCGAAATCGTAGAACAAGCCATTATTGCAATGGGTACTGAAATGAATAAAGAGGTCATTAGAAATGTGGGCTTGATGACACCTGAAGTGGAAAGTGCCAAGACGAGTGACTTAGTGATTATTGTGAAGGCTGCCTCTGAAGAGCTGTGTGAGGGCGCTTTCGAAAGCATCAATGAATTGTTAACGAAAAAGAAAGATTCCTCTAAAGGAAAGAGTGAGGTTAAATACTCAACAATTACCTCAGCTGTAAACGGTACTCCTGAAGCTAACTTAGCGATTATTGCCGTGAATGGGAGCTACGCTCCTAGAGAAGCAAGAAAAGCTCTTGAAAATAATCTTCACGTCATGCTGTTTAGCGACAATGTAAGTATTGAAGATGAAATTGAATTAAAGACTTTAGCCCAAGAAAAAGGCTTGCTAATGATGGGGCCAGACTGTGGTACTGCAATTATTGGTAATGTCGCTTTGTGCTTTGCCAATGCCGTGAGAAAAGGCAATATCGGGATCGTTGGCGCATCAGGAACAGGTAGCCAAGAGGTAACGGTTCGTATTCATGAATTTGGCGGTGGAATCACACAATTGATCGGTACAGGCGGTAGAGATCTAAGTGAAGAGGTTGGCGGCATTATGATGCTGGCCGGAATTAAAGCGTTAGAAGAGGACGATGCAACAAAGGTTATTGTTCTCGTATCTAAACCACCAGCACCGAGTGTAGAAGAGAAAGTACTAGCACAAATTAAACAATGTAAGAAACCAGTTGTGGTTTGGTTTGTGGGTGGGAATGAAGAAAAGGTCACCCAAGCTGGCGGTCACTTTGCAAAAATGTCAAAAGAAGCGGCACTTAAAGCGGTACTTTTAGCTGGAGCAGACGAATCGAAGCTTAACAAACGTACGTTAAATCTTCCGCTTATTGAAGAAGTGCGTGCGAAGTTAAAGCCTCAGCAAAAATATATCCGTGGACTATTCAGTGGCGGTACGCTCTGTGATGAAGCGATGCACATTGCTATGGAGAAATTCGATAATGTCTACAGTAACATTCAGAGGGAGCCTGAATATCGCTTAAAAGATGTTAGAGTAAGCCAAGATCATACCTTTATTGACTTCGGAGACGACCAATTTACACAAGGTAAGCCACATCCAATGATAGATCCATCCACTCGGATTGAAAGATTTATTCAAGAAGCGAAAGATCCTTCTGTCGGTGTTATTGTGATGGACTTTGTTCTAGGCTTCGGAGCGCACGAGGATCCTGTAGGCGCAATGCTTCCAGCGATTATCGAAGCGAAGCAAGCAGCCGAAGATGAAGGAAGACATCTAGAGATTATTGGATACATTCTTGGAACCGAGCTAGATAGTCAAAATATTGAAGGTCAAATTAATAAATTGTTAGCTTCTGGTGCTACACATGCTAGCAGCAGTCAGAACGCAGGTCTACTAGCAAGAGAATTCGTAGTGAAAGGAGAATAGTCATGAGTAAAATCAATGAACTTTTTACGAATAAACTAAATGTCATAAATGTAGGCATTGAGAACTTTAGAGATGATTTGTTAAAACAAAACGCGAATGTAACTCACTTGGAGTGGACGCCGCCAGGCAGAGGGAATCCAGAATTAATTGCTGCGCTGGATAAGCTTGAAGACCCAAGTGTTACAGATAAGATTGAAGCTGCTAACAAAGAGGCTGTTGAGCGAATTATTAACTCGCAACCGGTACTGATTGGCTTTGACCAAGCGATCAATGTGGTTCCTGGTATGACGAAAAATACGATTTTACATGCTGGCCCGCCAATCACTTGGGAACGAATGAATGGTCCGATGAAAGGTGCGGTAACAGGGGCTATTGTATTTGAAGGACTTGCCCCCAATATTGAAGAAGCAGCTGTACTAGCTGCGTCTGGAGAGATTGTTTTCTCGCCATGTCATGAACATAACTGTGTTGGTTCCATGGCTGGTGTAACATCGGCTTCCATGTTTATGCATATTGTTGAGAATAAAACGTATGGGAATATTGCCTATACAAATTTAAGTGAACAAATGTCCAAAATCCTTCGGATGGGTGCGAATGACGAGAGTGTTATCCAGCGTTTGATTTGGATGCGTGATGTATTGGGTCCTATTTTGAGAGATGCGATGAAGCTAAATCCAAATGGCATTGACTTGCGCTTAATGTTGTCACAAGCCCTTCATATGGGCGACGAATGTCATAACCGAAATGTAGCTGGAACAACCCTGCTCATCCAAGCGCTAACGCCTTATATTATCCAAACCAATTTCACCGTTGAACAGAAAAAAGAAGTGTTTGAATTCGTTAGCAGCAGCGACTATTTCTCAGGTCCGACATGGATGGCGCTTTGTAAATGTGCCCTTGATGCTGCGCATGGCATTGAGAATAGTACCATTGTTACCACAATGGCTCGCAACGGAGTGGAATTCGGTATTCGCGTGAGTGGAATCGCTGGAAACGTGTGGTTTACAGGTCCTGCACAACAAGTAATTGGACCTATGTTTGCTGGTTATAAACCAGAAGATTCTGGTCTTGATATTGGAGACAGTGCGATTACGGAGACCTATGGAATTGGCGGATTTGCTATGGCAACTGCACCGGCCATTGTTTCGCTTGTAGGTGGTACCGTTGATGATGCAATCAGCTACACCACAAAAATGGCAGAAATCACAACCACTGAAAATCCTAACGTGACGATTCCAATGCTTGACTTTATAGGGATTCCAACAGGTATTGATATTCAAAAAGTTATTCAAACAGGAATTATGCCGATTATTAATACAGCCATTGCACATAAAGATGCGGGGATTGGAATGATTGGTGCGGGTATCGTTAATCCTCCAATCGAAGCTTTTGAACAAGCATTACTTGCATTAAGTGAAAATATTAAATAAGAAGAGGGCTAACTTGCTTAGCCCATGATTCTTATTTCGAACTAGATGAACACACGTGCTAGGTTGTGAAGGAGTGAACAAATTTGGATAATCTATCCTTGAATACAAAACTTATTGAGGCGAGTGAACAGGGAGAACTGGCTTCTGTTGAGACACTATTAAATGAAGGTGCCAGTGTTGATTATAAAGATGCTGCAGGGCGAACAGCGTTAATGGCGGCAACTCAAAACAATCAAATCGCGATTGCTAAAAGATTAATAGAAGCAGGAAGTGACGTAAACACTAGAGATATTACACAGCTCTCACCGTTTATTTGCTCAGCAGCAAATGGCTTTTATGAAATCCTGCGTCTCATGATTGCTGGTGGAGCTGATCTGAAGAGCGTGAATCGATTTGGTGGAACAGCGCTGTTACCATCGAGCGAAAAGGGTTACTTAAAAACCGTAGAAGTGTGTATTGATGCTGGGGTTCCAGTGAATCATGTCAACAACTTAGGCTGGTCAGCCCTCCTCGAAGCAGTCATATTGGGAAATGGCGGACGACTATATTCTGACATTATTGAAGCGCTAGTTCATGCGGGGGCAGATGTGCATTTGCCTGATCGAGATGGGCTCTCATCCCTACAACGTGCCGAAGAGAATGGTCAGCATAAAGTCGTGAAGATTCTAGAACAAAGCTTCCCAGAAACTAACGAATATGTGAAGCAGGCAAAGGCTCTTGCTAACAACGATCAATATGAAGAAGCTATATCTGTCATAAGCAGGGCGCTGGAAGTGGATGCTGATAACCTGGATTTCATCTATTATAAAGGTTATTTCTTGCAGGAATTAAAGAGATACGAAGAGGCACTTCAATGCTATGAAAGCGTTTTATCTATGGATCCTGCTAATTTAGAATTTTATTTCTACACAGCGAATTGTTTAAGACTGTGGAAAAAACCGGAGGAAGCTCTTCAGGAATATGATAAAGCCTGTCAGTTAGCGCCTAATGAAACGTTCTATCGCTACCACAAATCTAATTATTTAAGAGAACTTGGGCGACACGAAGAAGCAGTTATCGAGATGGATAAGCTGCTAGCGCTTCAGCCGAATAGATATGACTTCTCCTTCCATAAGGCGAACAGTCTAAGATCGCTTGGTAAGCATAAAGAAGCTATTGAGGCTATCGAGAACGCAATTAAGAATGATCCAACGAATCCGTTATACCACTCACACAAAAAGCAATCTCTTGAATTACTCGATTAGAGCATGAGAATTGCAGCATAGGAGGCATCAGATGAAAGAAACTGTGATCGTTGCTATTGGCGGAAACTCATTGGTCAAGGAAAATGGCCTGGATTCAATTCATGACCAATCTGAAGCAGTAAAAGAAGTTGTCGTTAATATTGTTGATATGGTGCAAGAGGGCTACAATGTCGTCGTTACACACGGTAATGGACCGCAGGTAGGATTTGGGCTAAGAAGATCTGAAATTGCACATGAAATTGCCGGCATGTCTCCTGTTCCACTAGTAAATTGTGGGGCCGATACACAAGG contains the following coding sequences:
- a CDS encoding DUF2877 domain-containing protein — its product is MRFAKSGDGDFIQRIIHHKFHGFVHSTFNRTLNIQCLDSGDLYSIACKGIDNAPNTLIIDLEHFEEADIRVNDVVSSDHAILSISNKMFIPMDGIKKWNCELPKYPSEADVLIMNVSTMKQYIKLHGNSSRIERAFKGGNPFDDEMSRMLHERTQLLVLELQNKRMSTAIKHATSLIGLGPGLTPAGDDFLVGLFTVFNIENHRYFSHQSFCEEVVLHAKTLTNDISYMALAKAAVGQVRESISALMEALFRGSEEELLLALGRVLAIGSTSGTDIALGIVAGLEMNM
- a CDS encoding ankyrin repeat domain-containing protein; protein product: MNTKLIEASEQGELASVETLLNEGASVDYKDAAGRTALMAATQNNQIAIAKRLIEAGSDVNTRDITQLSPFICSAANGFYEILRLMIAGGADLKSVNRFGGTALLPSSEKGYLKTVEVCIDAGVPVNHVNNLGWSALLEAVILGNGGRLYSDIIEALVHAGADVHLPDRDGLSSLQRAEENGQHKVVKILEQSFPETNEYVKQAKALANNDQYEEAISVISRALEVDADNLDFIYYKGYFLQELKRYEEALQCYESVLSMDPANLEFYFYTANCLRLWKKPEEALQEYDKACQLAPNETFYRYHKSNYLRELGRHEEAVIEMDKLLALQPNRYDFSFHKANSLRSLGKHKEAIEAIENAIKNDPTNPLYHSHKKQSLELLD
- a CDS encoding DUF1116 domain-containing protein gives rise to the protein MSKINELFTNKLNVINVGIENFRDDLLKQNANVTHLEWTPPGRGNPELIAALDKLEDPSVTDKIEAANKEAVERIINSQPVLIGFDQAINVVPGMTKNTILHAGPPITWERMNGPMKGAVTGAIVFEGLAPNIEEAAVLAASGEIVFSPCHEHNCVGSMAGVTSASMFMHIVENKTYGNIAYTNLSEQMSKILRMGANDESVIQRLIWMRDVLGPILRDAMKLNPNGIDLRLMLSQALHMGDECHNRNVAGTTLLIQALTPYIIQTNFTVEQKKEVFEFVSSSDYFSGPTWMALCKCALDAAHGIENSTIVTTMARNGVEFGIRVSGIAGNVWFTGPAQQVIGPMFAGYKPEDSGLDIGDSAITETYGIGGFAMATAPAIVSLVGGTVDDAISYTTKMAEITTTENPNVTIPMLDFIGIPTGIDIQKVIQTGIMPIINTAIAHKDAGIGMIGAGIVNPPIEAFEQALLALSENIK
- the fdrA gene encoding acyl-CoA synthetase FdrA, with translation MTVQVLVKPNTYIDSVSLMSLSTKANQIEIVEQAIIAMGTEMNKEVIRNVGLMTPEVESAKTSDLVIIVKAASEELCEGAFESINELLTKKKDSSKGKSEVKYSTITSAVNGTPEANLAIIAVNGSYAPREARKALENNLHVMLFSDNVSIEDEIELKTLAQEKGLLMMGPDCGTAIIGNVALCFANAVRKGNIGIVGASGTGSQEVTVRIHEFGGGITQLIGTGGRDLSEEVGGIMMLAGIKALEEDDATKVIVLVSKPPAPSVEEKVLAQIKQCKKPVVVWFVGGNEEKVTQAGGHFAKMSKEAALKAVLLAGADESKLNKRTLNLPLIEEVRAKLKPQQKYIRGLFSGGTLCDEAMHIAMEKFDNVYSNIQREPEYRLKDVRVSQDHTFIDFGDDQFTQGKPHPMIDPSTRIERFIQEAKDPSVGVIVMDFVLGFGAHEDPVGAMLPAIIEAKQAAEDEGRHLEIIGYILGTELDSQNIEGQINKLLASGATHASSSQNAGLLAREFVVKGE